The following nucleotide sequence is from Agromyces sp. SYSU T00194.
CAACACCGTGATCTGGGTGCTCCTCGTCCCGACCTTCGCGACCGTGGTGGGCCTCGCCTATGCGATCTTCATCGACCGGTCGCGCGGCGAGCGGTACTTCAAGGCCCTGGTGTTCATGCCGATGGCGATCTCGTTCGTCGGCGCGGGCATCATCTGGCGGTTCGTGTACGAGTACCGCTCGGGCGATCGCGAGCAGATCGGCCTGCTGAACGCCATCGTCGTGGCGTTCGGCGGTGAACCCGTGCAGTGGCTGCAGACCGACCCGATCAACACGATCCTGTTGATCGTGGTGATGATCTGGATCCAGACCGGGTTCGCGATGGTCGTGCTCAGCGCCGCGATCAAGGGCATCCCGACCGAGCAGATCGAGGCGGCGCAACTGGACGGCACCAACGCCTGGCAGCGGTTCCGCAACGTCACGGTCCCGGGCATCCGCGGTTCGATCGTGGTGGTGCTGACCACGATCTCGATCGCCACGCTGAAGGTCTTCGACATCGTGCGCACGATGACCGCCGGTAACTTCAACACCTCGGTCGTCGCGAACGAGATGTACACGCAGGCGTTCCGCGCGAGCGAGGTCGGCCGCGGCTCGGCGCTCGCACTCATCCTGTTCGTGATGGTGATGCCGATCATCATCTACAACATCAGAATCCTGCGCCAGCAGAGGGAGATCCGATGAGCACCACCGGAACGTCGGAGGTCCTGCCCCCCGACCGCGAGACCGAGCAGGACATCGAGCGGGGGCTCGAGCGCGAGGAGTCCAAGCCCGCCCGCGTGAAGAAGCGACTCACGTCGCGCACCGCGACGATCGCCGCACTGATCATCGCGGTGCTCTGGACCATCCCGACCTTCGGGCTGTTCCTGTCGTCGTTCCGGCCGGCGGAACTCATCCGCACGACCGGATGGTGGACGATCTTCCAGAACCCCGGCTTCACGCTGGACAACTACCAGGACGTGCTGCTGTCGCCGTCGCTGTCGTCGCCGCAGCTGGGCGCGTACTTCGTGAACTCGATCGCGATCGCGATCCCCGCCACGATCTTCCCGCTCGTGTTCGCATCGATGGCCGCGTACGCGTTCGCCTGGATCAAGTTCCGTGGCGTGCACGTGCTCTTCATCGTGGTGTTCGCGCTGCAGATCGTGCCGCTGCAGATGGCGCTGGTGCCGCTGCTGCAGTTCTTCTCGACGTACCTGCGCCCCATGCAGGCATGGCTGCACGACGTGGTGCCGATCATCCCCGAGCAGAACTACCTGCCCGTGTGGATCGCGCACACGATCTTCGCGCTGCCGCTCGCGATCTTCCTGCTGCACAACTTCATCGCGGAGATCCCCAGCGACGTCATCGAGGCGGCGCGCGTCGACGGAGCATCCCACGGCCAGATCTTCTTCCGGATCGTGCTGCCGCTGGCGATGCCGGCGATCGCGTCGTTCGCGATCTTCCAGTTCCTCTGGGTCTGGAACGACCTGCTCGTCGCGCTGATCTTCTCCGGCGGCACGCAGGACGTCGCGCCGCTCACCCAGCGATTGGCGGAGCTCACCGGAAGTCGTGGGCAGGACTGGCAACGATTGACGGCCGCCGCGTTCGTCTCACTGGTCGTGCCGCTGATCGTGTTCTTCAGCCTGCAACGGTACTTCGTGCGCGGGCTGCTCGCCGGATCGACGAAGGGCTGACGCCGGGCGCGGGACCGCGGGCGCGGACGCTCGGTCGCGGTGGGGAGCCGCGACCGGGCGACGCTGTGCGTCGACGGAAAATCCCCGATCATTCAAGAGTTCAACGCATCTGAAATGTTGACCTCTCCTCGGTTCCGCACTAGCGTCGAGGGCAGGGACACCTTCCAGGACTCGCCGGCATCAGGGGGCCGGCACCGGGGGAAACAGGGGCCCGGCCGACGCAGGGACGCGACGGCCGGGCCCATCCCGTGCGTCCGGGTCGTCCCGTGACAGGGGGATGGAACGCATGATCGGGAACATCGTGATCGGGGCCGCAGCCGCCGGCCTGCTCGCCGTCGGGCTCGCCGCGCCGGCGCACGCCGCGCCGCCGGACTGCAACTGGGGGCAGCTGACCAAGTACGCGATCTCCGAGGTGCCCGGCTACTCGCAGGGCGAGCACTCGTCGGCGTTCGCCGGTTCGCCGCGGGTCGGCCTGCCGAACGTGCCGAACGAACTCCTCGGCGCCGACGTGAGCGGGCGCGACAAGCTCCAGGCGACCTGCGAGTTCATCGCGGGCGAGCTGCCGTAGGCCGCCCGGCGCCCGATCGCACTGCGCGGGCCCGGCGCATCGCGCGGCGGGCCCGCTGCCGTGCGTGGCCGAGTCCTGAAACGGCGATGACCTCAGGCGGTGCGCTGGCGGCGAAATTGCATGTCTAGGTGCATGCATCGTCTAGGGTGGGGTGCATGACACTCCACGGCCAGAGCGGACCGCCCGGCGGCGGGCCCGGCGGACAGGTCGGACGCATGGGCAAGCCGCGCACGCGGATCTCCGCCGCCGACGAGGACGCCCAGCGCGCCGAGAACGCCGCCGCGCCGACGATCCCGCACCTCGGACGCCGCATCGCCGCACTGTTCCGGCCCTACCGCGCCGGCCTCGCGGTCGTCGTCGCGCTCGTGCTCGTCGGCGCCGCGCTCACCGTCGTGCCGCCGCTGCTCACCGAGCGCGCCTTCGACGACGGCCTCTTCCCGACCGGCGGCGGCGGCCCGGCCCTCGGCGTGCTCGCCGAGATCGTGGGCCTCATGATCGCCATCTTCATCGTCTCCGCCATGCTCGGCGTCTGGCAGACCTGGCTCACCGCGAACATCGGCAACAAGGTCATGGGCGACCTGCGCGTGCAGCTGTTCGAGCGCCTGCAGTCGATGGAACTCGCGTTCTTCACGCGCACGAAGACCGGCGTGATCCAGTCGCGCCTGCAGAACGACGTCGGCGGCGTGGCATCCGTGCTCACCAACACCGTCTCGAGCGTGCTCGGCAACACCGTCACGGTCATCGCCGCGTTCGTCGCCATGCTCCTGCTCAGCTGGCAGCTCACGCTGATCGCGCTCGTGCTCATGCCGTTCATGGCGCTCGCGCAGCGGCGCGTCGGCCGCGTGCGCGCGAAGATCGCCGCGAAGACGCAGGAGTCGCTGTCGGAGATGACCGCGATCACCCAGGAGACCCTGTCGGTGTCGGGCATCCTGCTGTCGAAGTCGTTCACCCGGCAGGCCGCCGAGACCGCTCGCTACTCCGAGGAGAACCGCAACCAGATCGGCCTGCAGGTGCGTCAGGTGATGTCGGGGCAGTGGTTCTTCGCGCTCGTGAACATCTTCCTGTCGTCGATCCCCGCCATCGTCTACCTCGTGTCGGGGTGGCTGATCACGGGCGGCGACGCCGACATCACGGCCGGCACCATCGTCGCGTTCACGACCGTGCAGGCGCGGCTGCTCTTCCCGATGCTCGGCATCATGCGGGTGGCGCTCGACGTGCAGACCTCATCGGCGCTGTTCGCGCGCATCTTCGA
It contains:
- a CDS encoding carbohydrate ABC transporter permease, whose product is MTTEDLIGKILQVVMGLVVFAAIVGLIIFFIDKAPKKGRDYWQLAGFLAPALILVAIGLVWPAIRTTFLAFQDNSGAWSLDNFIWMFTQPAAIRTLINTVIWVLLVPTFATVVGLAYAIFIDRSRGERYFKALVFMPMAISFVGAGIIWRFVYEYRSGDREQIGLLNAIVVAFGGEPVQWLQTDPINTILLIVVMIWIQTGFAMVVLSAAIKGIPTEQIEAAQLDGTNAWQRFRNVTVPGIRGSIVVVLTTISIATLKVFDIVRTMTAGNFNTSVVANEMYTQAFRASEVGRGSALALILFVMVMPIIIYNIRILRQQREIR
- a CDS encoding carbohydrate ABC transporter permease encodes the protein MSTTGTSEVLPPDRETEQDIERGLEREESKPARVKKRLTSRTATIAALIIAVLWTIPTFGLFLSSFRPAELIRTTGWWTIFQNPGFTLDNYQDVLLSPSLSSPQLGAYFVNSIAIAIPATIFPLVFASMAAYAFAWIKFRGVHVLFIVVFALQIVPLQMALVPLLQFFSTYLRPMQAWLHDVVPIIPEQNYLPVWIAHTIFALPLAIFLLHNFIAEIPSDVIEAARVDGASHGQIFFRIVLPLAMPAIASFAIFQFLWVWNDLLVALIFSGGTQDVAPLTQRLAELTGSRGQDWQRLTAAAFVSLVVPLIVFFSLQRYFVRGLLAGSTKG
- a CDS encoding ABC transporter ATP-binding protein; translation: MTLHGQSGPPGGGPGGQVGRMGKPRTRISAADEDAQRAENAAAPTIPHLGRRIAALFRPYRAGLAVVVALVLVGAALTVVPPLLTERAFDDGLFPTGGGGPALGVLAEIVGLMIAIFIVSAMLGVWQTWLTANIGNKVMGDLRVQLFERLQSMELAFFTRTKTGVIQSRLQNDVGGVASVLTNTVSSVLGNTVTVIAAFVAMLLLSWQLTLIALVLMPFMALAQRRVGRVRAKIAAKTQESLSEMTAITQETLSVSGILLSKSFTRQAAETARYSEENRNQIGLQVRQVMSGQWFFALVNIFLSSIPAIVYLVSGWLITGGDADITAGTIVAFTTVQARLLFPMLGIMRVALDVQTSSALFARIFEYLDLQPAITDAPDAREVPAGGAVGSVEFDHVSFAYPDAPESAPPTIDDVSFRIEPGQFAAFVGPSGAGKTTISYLVPRLYDAAGGAVRFAGEDVRDLRAGSLLSHIGIVSQETYLFHASIADNLRYAKPDATDAELERAARAANMHETITSFPDGYDTLVGERGYRLSGGEKQRIAIARVLLKDPEVLVLDEATSALDTISERVVQDALDDAARGRTTIAIAHRLSTIVAADVIFVIVGGRIVERGTHADLLAADGVYARLYAQQAERAPVAD